A stretch of the Aegilops tauschii subsp. strangulata cultivar AL8/78 chromosome 4, Aet v6.0, whole genome shotgun sequence genome encodes the following:
- the LOC141021971 gene encoding uncharacterized protein, which yields MPFGLCNAGATFQRLMHIALGQQLGRNVEAYVDDVVVKSREARTLIKDLEETFASLRKVDLRLNPEKCVFGVPSGKLLGFLVSHRGIKANPEKVKAIERMSPPQTLKEMQKLAGCVTSLGRFISKLGEYALPLFKLMKKKGPFEWTPEADAAFQVLKKYLTSPPVMVAPCPLEPLVLYLAATPHSASAALVAVREEHPAKGTRSSTRQLIEAQQLQDGAPEASATPIDDQAPEDGAPEATAGTENGKTPKGQQTQEVQDLANASSLVEHPVYFVSTVLREARARYPMPQKLLLALLVASRKLTTRVIKGVALTDFVVERTDVPGREVCEDRSLLPGDEAPDGWIMYFDGAFARQGAGAGAVPISPTKDKLYYTGDSQLLVNFSNKEYTPKDEHMEAYLEEHVPRGTNKEADDIAKRASRRLPQEPGVFEEWLIKPSAAPLAVESAPPQEDLPRAPTTGAPACSPISGAHLLLALEPREGCWTEEFKVYLLQGTLPEKEEDEERVAR from the exons atgccgtttGGGTTGTGTAATGCTGGAGCAACCTTCCAGCGGCTAATGCACATCGCTCTGGGTCAGCAGCTTGGGAGGAACGTTGAGGCTTACGTTGACGATgtagtggtgaagtctcgggaggcaaggaccctcaTCAAAGACCTGGAGGAGACATTTGCCAGTCTGCGCAAGGTGGATCTGCGGCTTAACCCAGAGAAatgcgtgtttggcgtcccctccggcaagctgctgggtttcctggTGTCGCACAGAGGGATCAAGGCCAACCCAGAGAAAGTCAAGGCCATAGAAAGGATGAGCCCgccacaaaccctcaaggagatgcagaagctggcgGGCTGTGTGACCTCGctagggcgcttcatctccaagttgGGAGAATACGCCCTCCCATTGTTCAAGCTGATGAAAAAGAAAGGAccattcgagtggactccggaggccgaCGCGGCATTCCAAGTCCTCAAGAAGTACCTCACCAGCCCGCCGGTGATGGTAGCGCCATGCCCCCTCGAGCCCCTAGTGCTCTACCTGGCCGCCACGCCTCACTCGGCTAGCGCAGCGCTAGTGGCGGTCCGGGAAGAGCACCCAGCCAAGGGCACACGGAGCAGCACTCGGCAACTGATTGAAGCGCAGCAGCTTCAGGACGGCGCTCCTGAGGCCTCGGCTACCCCGATAGATGACCAAGCTCCTGAGGACGGTGCTCCTGAGGCCACGGCTGGCACGGAAAACGGCAAGACCCCTAAGGGCCAGCAGACTCAGGAGGTGCAAGACCTCGCCAATGCCTCctccctcgtcgagcacccggtgtacttcgtcagcacggtgctaCGTGAGGCGCGGGCACGCTATCCCATGCCACAGAAGCTCTTACTCGCGCTCCTCGTCGCCTCTCGGAAGct caccaccagggtcattaAGGGCGTGGCCCTCACAGATTTCGTGGTAGAACGGACCGACGTTCCTGGCCGTGAAGTATGCGAGGACCGTTCTCTCCTGCCCGGAGACGAGGCACCAGACGGGTggatcatgtacttcgacggcgcgTTCGCGCGCCAGggtgcgggggctggagcagtgcccATTTCACCCACcaaggacaagctctactacacc GGTGActcccagctcctcgtcaacttctccaacaaagagTACAcaccgaaggacgagcacatggaagcATACCTGgaggag CATGTGCCACGAGGGACAAACAAGGAggcggacgacatcgccaagagggcgtcccGACGGCTGCCTCAGGAGCCAGGCGTCTTCGAGGAGTGGCTCATCAAGCCGTCAGCAGCCCCCCTCGCCGTGGAGTCAGCACCACCTCAGGAGGACCTCCCCCGAGCCCCTACGACAGGTGCCCCAGCTTGCAGCCCAATCTCGGGGGCCCATCTGCTCCTCGCGCTCGAGCCtcgggaggggtgctggaccgaggaGTTCAAGGTGTACTTACTTCAGGGGACCTtgccagagaaggaggaagacgaGGAGCGTGTGGCTCGCTAG